In one Meles meles chromosome 17, mMelMel3.1 paternal haplotype, whole genome shotgun sequence genomic region, the following are encoded:
- the CRABP2 gene encoding cellular retinoic acid-binding protein 2: MPDFSGNWKIIRSENFEDLLKVLGVNVMLRKIAVAAASKPAVEIKQEGDTFYIKTSTTVRTTEINFKIGEEFEEQTVDGRPCKSLVKWESENKMVCEQRLLKGEGPKTSWTRELTNDGELVLTMTADDVVCTRVYVRE; this comes from the exons ATGCCCGACTTCTCCGGCAACTGGAAGATCATCCGATCGGAAAACTTCGAGGATTTGCTCAAAGTGCTGG GGGTGAATGTGATGCTGAGGAAGATCGCGGTGGCCGCGGCGTCCAAGCCGGCCGTGGAGATCAAACAGGAGGGAGATACTTTCTACATCAAAACCTCCACCACGGTGCGCACCACGGAGATCAACTTCAAGATCGGAGAAGAGTTTGAGGAGCAGACCGTGGACGGGAGGCCCTGTAAG AGCCTGGTGAAGTGGGAGAGCGAGAACAAAATGGTCTGCGAGCAGAGGCTTCTGAAGGGAGAGGGCCCCAAGACCTCCTGGACCAGGGAGCTGACCAATGACGGGGAGCTGGTCCTG ACCATGACGGCAGATGATGTCGTGTGCACCAGGGTGTACGTCCGAGAGTGA